Genomic segment of Dokdonella sp.:
CACGCTCGCGCAGGTCGAGCACGGTCATGGCGATGTCGTAGAGCTCGTCGGTCGAGCACTGGAACAGCTCGTCACGCGGCAGGGTGTCGAGGATGTGACGCAGGGCCTTGCCGGAATGCGAGTCGCGCTTGAGCCCAGAGCGCTGCTGGATCGCCTCGAGATTGCGGCGCAACAGCGGCACTTCGCGCGGCGGCGTCATGTAGGCCGATGAGGTGAACAGGCCGAGGAAGCGGCGCTCGGTCACCGCCCGCCCGGCGCCGTCGAAGCCGAGCACGGACAGGTAGTCCATGTGTCCGGCGCGATGCACGCGCGAGCGCGCGTTGGTCTTGGTCAGGATCAGCGCGCCGACCGCGCCGGACTTGTCGAGGTCGGTCGCCGCCAGCGTCTTAAGCGAACGGGGCACGAAACCCTTCTCGTCGCCGTGCATGATGCCGAGGCCGGTGCCGGACACCGCCTTGAGCACTTCGGCCTCGCCATCCTGCTCGACACGATATTCGCGGTAGCCGAGGAAGGTGAAGTGGTCGTCAGCAACCCAGCGCAGGAACTCGCTGGCCTCGCCGATCGTGTCCTGGTCGTATGGCAAGTTGAGTGTGGACAACTCACCAGCGATGGCCAGCATCTTCGCCTTCATGGTGCCCCAGTCAGCGACCGCAGCACGCACGTCGTCCACGGCGGCGACGATATTGCGCCGGATCACCTCGAGCTCGTCGGCGTCGCCGATGCGTTCGATCTCGATGAACATGACCGACTCGGCATGGCCGCTGGCGGCCTGCTCGTCGGCGAAGGCGAGCACGTGGCCACCCGGATCGCGCTCGACGCGGAAGATCGGATGGATGATCGTGTGCGTGTCGAGCCCGGCCTGGTTGATGACCATCGACATCGAGTCGACCAGAAACGGCATGTCGTCGTTGACGATGGCGATGACGGTATGACTGCTGTCGAATCCATCCTGTGCGGACAGCGGATTGAATACGCGGATCTTCGCCGTGCCCGGCTTGCGCTGGCGCACGAACTCGAACATGTACAGGGCGATGCGTGCCCACTCGGCCGGCTCGCGGCTGCCGATATCGTCGGATGGCACGTGGCGGAAGAAGTGGCTGGCGAAAGCCTGGGTCTCGCGCTGGCGCGACGAGCCGGGCTGCGCGGAGATGTGCTTCAGGATCGATTCGAGACAGGGATCATCGCTGGCGACAACGGAGGCATTCATTGCGGACTTCGGGCTGGATTCGGTGGGCGCGGAGGATACGCCCCCCCCATTGCGGAATCCACCCGTAAATGACCGTAGGCAAAAGAAAAAAAGCCGCATGCGCTTGTCGCGACGCGGCATTGCGGGTTCCATTGACGGGCACTCTGGCGACCGCCCGCGCGAAACGCGAGAATCCGCAACCGATGCCGCGAGGAGAGCGTCGATGACGAATGCGGAAACAACGGGAGCCGCCGCACCCGAGCCGCTCGACGCCGTGCAGGCGCGCATCCTCGGCTGCCTCGTCGAGAAGCAGGCGACCACGCCCGACGTCTATCCGCTGACGCTCAATGCCATCGTCGCCGCCTGCAACCAGAAATCGAACCGTGAGCCGGTCAGCGACCACGACCCCGGCACGGTTGGCCACGCCCTGCGCGGACTCGAAGGCCGCGGCCTCGTCACCGGGAGCCTGGCTGCGCGTGCCTCGCGCTATGCGCACCGCTTCGATGCCGGCTACGGCGTCACGCCGCGCCAGCGCGCCGTGCTCGCCGTGCTGATGCTGCGCGGCGCACAGACCGCGAACGAACTGTTCCTGCGCTGCGAGCGCCTCGCCGAGTTCGGCAGTGCCGACGAAGTCCGCGAAGTGCTCGAACGCCTCGCCACCCGCGAACCGGCGCTCGCGCTGTGCATCGGCCGCGCCGCGGGCCAGCGCGAGGATCGCTGGATGCACCTCCTGTGCGGGCCGGTGGATGCCGCCGCAGCCCTGTCGTCGCACACCCCGGCACCCGCCGGCCCCACACAGAAAGGGCTCGCCGAGCGCGTCGAGCGCCTCGAATCGCTGGTCGAATCACTCCAGGCCGGGCTCGACGAGCTGCGCCGCCGTCCGCCCGGCGAAGCGCCCTGACGCCTGCGGGATCGCGGCGCGCGCACCCGGCCTGCGACCGTAGCGCCGCCCCAGCCAGAACGCGGCAACGAAGGCGACCGCCAGCGGGCCGAACCAGGCGAAGTGCTGCACCAACGCCGGATCGATGCCTGGGAAGGCATTGCGCAAGCCGATGCTGAAGAAGGCGATGTGGGTCGCCACACCGTTGCCGATCATCGCGCCGTAGTGTTCGCGCAGCCACCACATCGGGTCCTGTGCGGATTTGCGCCAGCGCAGGATGGAATCAACCAGCACGAACACGCCAACTCCGCCGAAAATCTGGAACAGGGGCGAGGCGAGGCGAATGCCGAGCACGACGATACCGATGCCGGCAACCGCGTTGATCGCAGCCAACATCCAGAACAGCCCACCAAAGTAGGCCAGGCGATCGCGGCGCCGGCGAACCGCGCACCAGGCGTTCCAGCAACCAGACCCGGTCAGCAGCAGCAGGAAGGCAAGGAACATCGCCGACGCTGGACGTCCGCGTTCGATCATGCCCAGCGTCAACGGCACGCCGCTGGCCAGCACGGCGAACATCGCACCGAAGAAGCCTTGGCCGACCCGGCGATGGAACGAGGATCCCTTGCGTGCCAATGCGGCGATCCAGAACATCGCCAAGGCAACACTGCCGGCGCCGATGTGGGTGATGAGGAACAGTCGGTAGCCCTCCACGGTGAGGCTCCTGTGGTTGTCGGGAGCGTCTACTCTCGCGCGGGCACTGTCGGCACGGTGGTGTCGACAGTCATCGATCGATGGTGCCGAAAGTCACTTTGTACGATCAATGGCTTGTCGTGGTGCTACGTGCGTCGCAAGCTAGGGATGCCCAATCCCGCAATGGCGTCATGACATCCCTAGCCACATGTCGCTCACTTGGCATTCGTCGCTGAAGTCCGTGCTGAAGTCCGTCGTCGCGCCGCCCTCGCTCGCTGCCTGTGCGGCCTGGATCGCGGTCTGGCTTGGTACGCCCGCCGTACCGAAAGGACCGGTCCCCGCGCCGATCGTGCATGTCTGCCTCGTGCTCTTCCTCGTCGTCTTCCTCGCCGAGCATTTCATCGCACGCAACCATACGCCGGCGTGCGTGGTCACGATCGGTGCAGTGCTCGCCGTACTTGCCCTACTCGCGATCGCCGGCACGCCGCATGGCCTGTCTCCGGTCTTGCTGGTCCTCATCGCCGCTATGCTCGCCGCACACTTCGATTGGAGACCGCTGTCGGCGATGCTCGGCATCCTCAACCTCGCCTTCGTCGCCGTTGCCCTGCTGGCGTGGCAGACATCATCACGCTCGGTGCTCGTCTACGTGCTTGCCTACGCCAGCTTCCAGGTGTTCGCCGCGATGGTGATGCGCGCCGCCGCGCATGCCGAACAAATGAGCGAACGCCTGCGTGCCGCCAATGCAGACCTGCTCGCCACGCGCGGCCTTCTGGCCGAGAGCGCACGCGATGCCGAACGCCTGCGCGTCGCGCGCGAACTGCACGACATCGCCGGCCACAAGCTGACCGCGCTCAAGCTCAACCTCGCCGTGCTCGTCCGCGACGAACGCCTCGCCGACCTGCCCCAGCCGCGCCTGTGCGAACGCCTCGCCGACGAACTGCTGGTCGACCTGCGCCGGCTCGTCGAACGCATGCGCGAGGACGATGGCCTGGACCTGCGCACGGCCCTGAACGCATTGGCCGCACCATTCCCGCGTCCTCGCGCCCACATCGAGATCGCCGGCGACGCGCGCGTGACCACCCTGGCGCAGGCCGAAACGGTACTGCGCGCGGTGCAGGAAGCCCTGACCAACAGCGCGCGCCATTCGCAGGCGCAGAACCTGTGGATCGTGCTGCGCCGCGAAGCAGACCGGCTGCTTCTCGACATCCGTGACGACGGCCGCGGCAGCGGCGAACCCGTGCCCGGCAACGGCCTCGCCGGCATGCGCGAACGCTTCGACGAGGCCGGCGGCGGGCTGCGCATCGAACGCCTCGACACCGGCGCCGTGCACCTGCTGGCCTGGTTGCCGGCGGCCGCATGAACGCGCCGGTCCGCATCGCCCTCGCCGACGACCAGGCACTGGTGCGCGCCGGCCTGCGCGCCCTGCTCGGCAACCTCGGCATCGAAGTCGTGGTCGAGGCCGACGACGGCGGCACCCTGCTCGATGCGCTCGCCGACACCAGCGTCGATGTCGTGCTCAGCGACATCCGCATGCCCGGCATCGACGGCATCGAGGCGCTGCGCCGCCTGCGCGAGCGCGGTGACGCCACGCCGGTGCTGCTGCTCACGACCTTCGACGACAGCGACCTGCTGCTGCGTGCGACCGCGGCCGGGGCGCAGGGCTTCCTGCTCAAGGATGCCGCACCGGAGGATCTCGGCGAGGTGATCC
This window contains:
- a CDS encoding response regulator transcription factor, encoding MNAPVRIALADDQALVRAGLRALLGNLGIEVVVEADDGGTLLDALADTSVDVVLSDIRMPGIDGIEALRRLRERGDATPVLLLTTFDDSDLLLRATAAGAQGFLLKDAAPEDLGEVIRRVAAGETLLQPVSTDPVRARYRFHDEAAPTDTFNTREVAILRLLAGGYSNREIAKSLFLAEGTVKNYVSTILDKLGTRDRTRAVLKAITLRVI
- a CDS encoding sensor histidine kinase, which produces MSLTWHSSLKSVLKSVVAPPSLAACAAWIAVWLGTPAVPKGPVPAPIVHVCLVLFLVVFLAEHFIARNHTPACVVTIGAVLAVLALLAIAGTPHGLSPVLLVLIAAMLAAHFDWRPLSAMLGILNLAFVAVALLAWQTSSRSVLVYVLAYASFQVFAAMVMRAAAHAEQMSERLRAANADLLATRGLLAESARDAERLRVARELHDIAGHKLTALKLNLAVLVRDERLADLPQPRLCERLADELLVDLRRLVERMREDDGLDLRTALNALAAPFPRPRAHIEIAGDARVTTLAQAETVLRAVQEALTNSARHSQAQNLWIVLRREADRLLLDIRDDGRGSGEPVPGNGLAGMRERFDEAGGGLRIERLDTGAVHLLAWLPAAA
- a CDS encoding YceH family protein, which gives rise to MTNAETTGAAAPEPLDAVQARILGCLVEKQATTPDVYPLTLNAIVAACNQKSNREPVSDHDPGTVGHALRGLEGRGLVTGSLAARASRYAHRFDAGYGVTPRQRAVLAVLMLRGAQTANELFLRCERLAEFGSADEVREVLERLATREPALALCIGRAAGQREDRWMHLLCGPVDAAAALSSHTPAPAGPTQKGLAERVERLESLVESLQAGLDELRRRPPGEAP